The Cydia splendana chromosome 7, ilCydSple1.2, whole genome shotgun sequence genome contains the following window.
cctgggcaaaggaataataagaaaactcatcatcttcctcgcgtaatcccggaatttttgccacggctcatgggagcctggggtcaaattgacaactaatcccaagaattggcgtaggcactagtttttacgaaagcgactgccatcagactgaccttcgaacccagagagtaaactaagccttatcgggactagtccggcttcctcacgatgtttttcttcaccgaaaagaaaatagtaaatatcaaatgatatttcgtatataagttccgaaaaactcattggtacgagccggggtttgtacctgcgaccttcggattaaaagtcgaaatatctcgctttttaatacaatggacattggttggagtctgtggtCAACTACTTAtactgaagcctgaagcacggctttgacttcgcataaaagttcgcctcactggggcacttgggacgtttaggcccaggtgaagatcggtagtctacaaaaaattcgcgctcgctgcgctcgctttattggttgaccctgtatctacatgttggcttgactggtgaatgaatagagttagaccatgaaaattctgcaattattttgatagcatacgcagtgcaactagtgcaaatgttatttatacgtcataatttcatagaagttttgacgtttaaaataatacttgcactgcgtgtgttatcaaaatcgttgcagaattatcttggtttaactctagtaattttcttaaaaaactgcttaagtaacatcaatttcatggacattgggtgttgacagccccataatatgggtgtaaagcggttttatgagattttttcaacgattttatcaagtctacaaaaggttcggtttcggtttcggccgaaactagagccaaaaccgaacattcggtttcggtttcggcaaaaaaacatgtttcggtcggacactagttttcGGTCTCAATGTCTCACAAAAACATAATATTGTGATCTgcaataaatgtcatataacgaagaaaaagtgaccaaggatGGCTCATTTAAATAGACTTGTGTGTCTACTTGAAATAACAGAAATTAAGTCcaaaaagtaatttaatttgtttctaatagCATAATATTGTCCTTAAGAATCTTCATCTTCCCAGCGATTGGCTCGGTAAGGTTCCGCTCCGCTCAGAATTTTATTTCCAAGAAGTTTTTCGAAACTACATAATCCGGCGCTAGTTTCTTTAAAAGCGAATGcagtagggatgtaccgactagtcgccgactagtcgggaaagccgactatccggccacatttgtagtcggcgattagtcggcgactagtcggcaaaaatggccgattagtcggcactttattagtgaaagaataccacatgttttatgtttattttactgaaatacctattcaggatgCATACGAAACCTTTTGTTAATGtaaataattgaccgtttgatcgttatcgtatgttgctggcaggtgttttcctctacaggtcgatctcaactgattctcgtgtaatttcatgtgcaagtcgatttttttaattattatttttagtttttgtttttttttttaatggtagaGCCATGACTggccatgaggaactattaatgttattgcaaaatttagagactctgtctaagtctctaaatttagcaatgcacgttgctcgtaaagacgcccatacaaccatttccagtcgccgttacgacgcggtgttgacacatcttgtgtcgacaccgtctgtttcggtcacaattccagtcgcagagtcgtcgccgtgtcgacacagttaccagaaatggggaagggtcgacacatgacacaaagtgacataaagtgtggtcgccgcgtgcacacattgtttcgggtttgcgactactttatgccaaaatcattcgttcattcgttcattttgttcctgtcaaatggaaactgtcagatggaaaaatacttaaataaaaataagtgacgttaatacgccatctctaaaacggattacaagacgtaattatatattgtttgcatttatattacaatatgacttaaattattatggggaattaaactgctcgagtgatttgataaactaagtgtaatataatcaacgcgccaccacattgttttagtttagccggaaatgaaattgtttacttctcagtgcctgtgttcataactatattatttgaagcatttttagtacttcgatgcgtatactatacttaaataacagaaataacgctttacatactacgaaacttgttcattatgatgtataaatatggtttaaggctgagaaatattgcagtcacaaagtagttgcaatgtttcgactttgtgtcgactctgtgttgacacatgacacgcgctgtcaaaagtaataacaaagttactggtatgttactggatttgcaaaatggctccttgtgttgatttgttttcagatattctcaaagtgtaaaaatgccgtggtcagagatgggcattaatcgattaactgtttattcgactaattaatggaataaaaaaagttaattctcaaattttaatcgcgattagtttagtcgacctaacatagattgaaattgaattaatctgaatattaatcgaataaattatcgattaaatctcgattgaaagttgacaggggggcatttttgtacgtaaaaataatagaaatgtcttgcatgcagatggtagcaaaacactttgtcataaaagtcgagatgggtgtcgatatataggttttagggagtgccgatttcgaaaatgatgactattttggattccaagatggcggccatgcactatgtcataaaagtcgtcatggatgtcgttttataggttttagggggcgcagatttcgaaaatgatgactattttggattccacttttatgacaaaatacgtagccgccatcttggattataaaatgatcatcgttttcgaattctgcactccctaaaacctataaatcgacatccgtgacgaggcaagttatctttattttcagatctaacaaattgctacagaatacaaaggacaaaaaagaagcgaggaggtaatgaaacaagcaaaaatacagatgattcctcgacgcaattgggtgattcttaaattgtatccagattttttttgtcataaaagtttatatttttcacatattactctcacaagttccgtgacatttcgaccttgtaattttttaagtaaatgtttttgtttatctatgaggatctcactagaatagtataatcaaggtatgtttatatttgatgaatgaaatagtaacgcaaaaaaaaaatatatatttgtgtcttatattcctgccgaagacttttattttaccttttccttctacacaagtttggccaagtaataagaatttagggctctcaattttattttgacttctacaacagtaaagctacgaggccatgtttggtatcgttttcgtataaattcgcagtaccaattaaatttagttaaggtatcacattgacaccattgcgaagtaaaaacatataaacttattaaaatactttcttttaaactcctcttcacgcttaaactgctgaacagttttaatttaaatttggtacacataaattttgagtcccgagacaggatataataagttatctcaaaaatcatccgttaaaggtgtgaaatgaggtgtaggggggaattcagaattgacttcttgaagttaatactgtttaagtttaggtttgaagtcatgttttttcatcatttttaactaaatcaaagatgtagaccatcccaaatttcatataaatcggttcagcggttattgatttcccgtacaaatttccacgccacttttcacaccttcaaaagatgattttggttataagatctatcctatgtcctgttccgggacgcaaactatttctataccaaatttcaacgaaatcggttcagcggttaagcgtcaagaagagtttcaaaaaaaccggccaagtgcgagtcggactcgcgtattaagggttccgtacattaagtccgactcgcgcttgactgcacatttctaataggttttcctgtcatctataggtaaagaactattttgtgtattcagacggacatacatacagacgcacgagtgatcctataagggttccgttttttccttttgaggtacggaaccctaaaaagatttatttttattttgtggaatggtgtcaatgtgatatcttaaatggattcagcaccccaggtttatacgaaaacgataccaaacacggcctagcaccttcactgatatagatatatcaagataaaattgagagccctaaataaactttcaagagcggatatctcaaaaactattcaacatatcgaaaaaattgactgaataaacttgtaacaaattaaattaactttcattttgtataagtggccatgtcgctgagatgcatagtttccgagatataatcgaaaaacgaaaatgggaccttcaaagccccctctctccccccgctcaagggctacggccggggacttttgatatgttcacctcctaacttgtcaaaccgagttacggagtcaaaaattgtgttccgagcatttccctctacaacttttggagcattcgttgcctgacctaagtagcttattgaatttctttaaaaacttttctgtaaaaggttgacgggtgttgggtgtttatatggtttcggtcgattattatcatttgcattgcccatgatgacttactagaattacgagcacacgagacactaatagtagtttgacaaaccttggttttcaagaggtattttatattgacatttgctgtcacaaatttgctgtcagatttagtcgcaaaccgcacgcaaagtgcacacaaatgtgtcgacaccttgttacggaaaagtgtagacacggcgacgacactttgtttcgaaacaattctagacacattgtgtggactctgttacgacacatctgacatttagttaccactttgtgattctgcgactggaatggttatatgggcgctgaccacaggggataggttcttaactggcgatgcgtacgggaaatagagccatgaaaatacctcctacaagctgtactgacggtctgcccaggatcgtaaaataaaagaactaaagacagaaattgaacgaggattctttgtgataggtctttgaacctgtagagaacaccttttagccaagctaatatgatgaatagcgcaaccaaaggagcaaaacaattgtttttcacctgaacttatacgaaactaatgatctggccgactagccgactaatcggccattcgagcgccgattagtcggctagtcggccaaatcaatagtcggtacatcactagaaTGCAGCCATCTTGACACTCGTTGGAGTGTCAAGATGGCTGCAGTCACTTTTATTCGTGTCCTGTGTTGACAGAGGAAAACTATAAAGCCTTATTGGGAATACCAGTAAACACTAGGGTCtgtgcagaaagagaagagtcgtggaatgtattgggccccatacatttcacgactctttccgcacaaactctattGCCTCTTAGATATAACATACGTACAACATTGCAAGTAATAAAAACTTTGAATTAGGAAACCTACTCGAATATGGAGAGATGCCAGCGCACGATTCGTCCCATCCTAGCGTTAAGTTCCGACTGCACGGCCACGCGACGGGGGTCCTCGCGTGGAAGCGTGGCCACTGACACGTCCAGCCCGTCGAACAACTCCTCCAGCGCGATCAGGATCACGTCGATCAGGTTGTAGTAGTGCAGCAGGAGGTGGAACAGTATGTATACGTACACTGAGAGAAACATTTAATACGGGTGATATGTTTTGAGTGGAATTGAACACAGCATCAACTGATCGTTTTCCGTCCGGAGTTCGGATTTCGTTAGagatatatttaagtattcaaAAACGAGATATGTAGCTATTAGCTTTAGCAGGTTTCTTATTTGTTGGTTTCTTACTACTTTACACGAAATTATATCTTAGCATATAGCGTGAATGGAAATCTATTGTCAGTTGTTTGATTGAGTCGGTGTTGTACCTACGGAGGTATTTGTTATTGTTCTGAATTTAGTCTTTGTTTTTTTGGGTTGGTCATGCCTATTATTGCGTTATTGTAAATTTACCTGTAAGTATAACAATGTTTTTTCGTGTAGGAAAAAGAGAATACTTACGACCGAATGTACAGATCACtatgaatatcaatattatctCGAATGTCAGGAATACTTCATAGTTTGGAGTTCTGTGGGGATCGTCTTTGGGAAGCCAGATAGGAAACATGAGCGGGCGGACCGTGTGTTCGTCTAGCGTGGCGAAAATGCTCTGCCACAGCAGATAGAACATCGTGTTTGATATGTACAATGAAGCCACCCAGAAGATGAAGATCAGCCAATACCAGCAAAGCTTCCAGATGAGAAGCTGCCCATCCAAAAAGCATTTTCTGAAAGGAAATAACATTTTGCTCAATCTATACTACTTAATACAGGCCGCCATGTTtacaaacttattttttttcaaaaaagacGCATATAGTTATCATATTTCGATGGTACCTAAGACCCTGTCTTACCCACTTAGTTCAGGTGCAGCATCACTTTAATTCAAAACGAAAGATTCACCATCACACAGCTGTGCATGGTCACTACGAGTCTTCGAGTGTACGAGTAAATGGTAAACAATGATGCGATGTGGCAGTGGAAATGCTATCTATTGCTACATTATCAGTAGATGATTCGAACGACTggccaaacaaaacaaatgcactATAGGTACCCATAAAATTTGATGGCTAATTACAATAGCGATACCTATATTCCCTTCCCAAGCCGCAAATAAAAACGAAATCATTATTCATGTTATTCAGCAGCTCAAAGATCCTGGGCCTGTTAAGCAGTACGCTGGAGTAGACGATGCTGACGGAGCCGAGGATAAAGAAGTAGCAGAAGCATTCGGTGGCGAACGTGTAGTCCTTGATGGTGATGCCTCGCCATATGAACATCATCTCGAAAGCCGTGGCTATCAAGGTGATTAGGGTGCTTAGGACTGGCCATATGAATCTGCAATAACCGACATGTTATTAGGGTTGCATATTAAAACATTTTATCCCTTAGCTCTCTTTAGAAGTAACGTTTTAGATTTCTTGAGAGCCCTTTTCAGGGTGAGTCTGATCGTAATGTGTGTGTGAGGTCCAAGTGGACGGAAGTAGGTAACTATTGATATCAAAGGCAGGTAAGATGTTAATTTTTGACTggcgattaaataaataaccttATTATCGATTCGCGGTTACTAAAAAATATTCCGTTTATAGCGTAAAACAATTCAAATTGTGGGTGAAATAGCTGAAGCGTAATATCTCTTCGGCCCCAGTCAAAATCTTCTTTATTTATGTAGTATTTCACCGTATTTAATATAGTCATTGTATAAAGCGGTAGTCAGTTACATAAGAAGATTGAACTTGCAATGCAAGGTTGTAGGCAATTTCTTTTCCATCGATTTTTTacatggaaaaaaataaattaccaaCAAATGGCACAGATAATCAAGACAATCAAGTTAATCGCAACAATTGTGTCGGATGTGATAATTGTTCTGCTACTACAGCTCGCATGCCCGCTCAATATCTAGCACATGGGTCGGAAAACTTTTGAGAAGAAGAGCCAACGGCAGAAGAAATCATCTGTTTTGTTAATCTCAAAGAGCCTTAAACGTTGTTTTCCGTTGTCTAGCGACTCCGCTAGTGAGTGACTAAAAAAACCGCCATTAGGTACATCTTAAAAAGGCCCTATACGGCGCGGTTTGCTGACCCCtgaggggcccacagattaccagttccaGGCtcaccgcatgccaaatctcagcgcgctcagaccaacttgaaaaaattaaaaaaaagtcggccattttgtttttttttttaatgtaggtatgtagtagggatgtaccgactagtcgggaaagccgactatccggccacatttgtagtcggcgattagtcggcgactagtcggcaaaaatggccgattagtcggcactttattagtgaaagaataccacatgttttatgtttattttactgaaatac
Protein-coding sequences here:
- the LOC134792148 gene encoding odorant receptor Or2-like isoform X1 — protein: MTILNTVKYYINKEDFDWGRRDITLQLFHPQFELFYAINGIFFSNRESIIRFIWPVLSTLITLIATAFEMMFIWRGITIKDYTFATECFCYFFILGSVSIVYSSVLLNRPRIFELLNNMNNDFVFICGLGREYRKCFLDGQLLIWKLCWYWLIFIFWVASLYISNTMFYLLWQSIFATLDEHTVRPLMFPIWLPKDDPHRTPNYEVFLTFEIILIFIVICTFGLYVYILFHLLLHYYNLIDVILIALEELFDGLDVSVATLPREDPRRVAVQSELNARMGRIVRWHLSIFDSVDTISSVYGPMLVYQVMFSSVVICLMAYQVSEQLSAGKFDYLFGILTFGACVQLWIPCYIGTLLRTKALSLGDACFYCGWHRTPLALLVRHDLIIFILRAQQPVAIKFTGLPELQLETFSSIMSTAYSYFNMLRQYNSE
- the LOC134792148 gene encoding putative odorant receptor 69a isoform X3; its protein translation is MTILNTVKYYINKEDFDWGRRDITLQLFHPQFELFYAINGIFFSNRESIIRFIWPVLSTLITLIATAFEMMFIWRGITIKDYTFATECFCYFFILGSVSIVYSSVLLNRPRIFELLNNMNNDFVFICGLGREYRKCFLDGQLLIWKLCWYWLIFIFWVASLYISNTMFYLLWQSIFATLDEHTVRPLMFPIWLPKDDPHRTPNYEVFLTFEIILIFIVICTFGLYVYILFHLLLHYYNLIDVILIALEELFDGLDVSVATLPREDPRRVAVQSELNARMGRIVRWHLSIFDSVDTISSVYGPMLVYQVMFSSVVICLMAYQVSEQLSAGKFDYLFGILTFGACVQLWIPCYIGTLLRTKALSLGDACFYCGWHRTPLALLVRHDLIIFILRAQQPVAIKFTGLPELQLETFSSIMSNAYSLFNMLRQYK